TTGCAGTCTCGAAACCGTGACGGTAAAAACGTCTGATTTTGAGGAGGAAAACAAGGCGCTTCAAGCCAAAATCCCGGAGCATTACACTGTGGTTTCGCTCGACCTCAAAGGCAAAGCCCTGTCTTCGGAAGAATTCGCCGCATGGATCAAAAAGCAACGCGACTTTGAAGGCGGGAAAATCGCATTCATGATCGGCGGCCCGCACGGATTGTCTCCTCAAACATTGAGTCGGGCGCACACGTCGATTTCTCTTTCGCGAATGACTTTTACTCATCAAATGGCACGCCTATTTGTGCTCGAGCAACTGTATCGCGCGTTCATGATTCTAGCCAATAAATCCTATCATTATTGAAAACCACTCAAGACCATTCTCATAAAAGATTGACCCTTCGCTTCGCTGTGGGCTTAATTGTCGGCTTGCTCCTCATTGTGGGCGCAGGTAGTGGCGTGTGGTGGATGAAAAATCACGACGTTGAATTTCAAGAAAATTTTCTCGCCTCCTTCACGGGTTCGGAAGGGAATCTTTCAAGAATCGGAGGCACAAAAGAATCCAACACCGTCACCCTCGTGGCTTTCGGCGATATGATGTTGGACCGTTATGTGTGGACTTTGATGCAAAGGAACGGGCTCGATTATCCATTTGTGTATTTTCCGGAATTGCTCGATTCCATGCTTACAGATCCGGAAACGCAAGAACGCCTGACTCAAGATTTCCTCTTCGCTAATCTCGAAGGTCCGATTTCGGATACGGATTATGTGAACCCCGGCACAGCCATGATTTTTAATTTTCGGCCCGAAGTGGTTGAGGTTTTACAAAAATACGGGTTCAACGTGCTCAACATCGCCAACAATCACTCCTACGACATGGGCGCCGACGCAGCCGGGCAAACCCGAACCTACTTGAGCGCAGGAGGCATTTCCTATTTTGGCGAAGCCAAAGGCATTACGGAAAATTCTATCTGGCGCACGGAAGCGAATGGCGTGACTCTGACCTTTATCGGGTTCAACGACACGCTTTCCGACCAGCTCGACCTCGACGCGGCCACGGCCTTGATTCAATCCGTAGAAGACACGTCGGATTTCACGATTGTCTCGATTCATTGGGGCGTGGAATATCGCATCACTCCGACCGCAGACCAAATCGAAACCGCGCACGCTTTCATCGACTCCGGCGCAGATGTGATTCTCGGCCATCACCCGCATGTGGTGGAAACCAGCGAGTGGTACAACGGCCCGGACGGCACGCCTCGGCCGATTTATTACTCACTCGGCAATTTTGTGTTCGATCAATATTTTCAACAAAACGTGCAGGAGGGGCTGGGGCTGACCATTACGTTAAAAAAAGCGCCAAACGAGCTTGAATCGAGTGGCACAAATTTTATCACGGTCCGCGAGACTCCGTTTGATATTCTGAAATCACAGGTGAAAAAGCGCTGATCCAATTTCGCATTTCGCGTTTGCATTGCCGCGTTTTTTATGGTATTATTATATGATGGTCGAAAAAAGACGACCCAAAACAAAAACCATTTAACCCAAAACAAAAATGGAAAAACTCATCCGCTTGTATCCGCTCAATGCCAGCCTATCCTGCCAACCGAGTCGGTTGGTTAATAAAGGTCCAGAAGCTCCTGTTGCCCCAGAAGGAGGGACTGACGCCGGCAAAAAGGCTCCAACTCAAAAACAACTCGAACGCGGATATAAAAGCGGACTTGATGCCCTAGGAAAGGTCGGAGACAAAAAGGACTCCACGCCAGAGCAAATGGCCGCAGCGCTTGAAAATGCATTAATAAGTTTAGATGATTTGTATTCCCAGGATGCACAAGGACGCGTGGAGGGAGGAAGCGCAAGATTGGCTCAGGTTTTAAAGCGAATGGATGTTGTCCCAAGTGGGAAAACGAAAAAAGAGTATGACCAAGTCATGACTGAATATGGGACTGGTTTTGTAAGTACGGAAGCGGAAAGAGCAGCGGCTGCGGAAATTCAGGCGGCGGATATTCAAAAAGAAATGGGAGATCAATGTAAAGAAGTAGAAGCAGCGAAAAACCAGGAAAGAATGGCTCTAAATCAAAAACAAGGAGAAAAAGTCAGCCAAGAACTTGAGACAGCAAAATCAAGAGTGAGTGTTTGTGACGGGATACAAGGTCAATCACAAATAAAATTCGAAAATGCCACGGGATCTCTGACGCAAAGAGCCAAAGTGTTGGGGATTGAAGGGAAAAGTGCGGAAGAACTCGCCTCTCTTACTGATAAAGAATTAATCAGTGCGGCGGAAAAAGTGGTTGCCAAAGATGATACCGTTTTAGACGCCGAAAGAGATATTGTGGTTCAACAGCACGTGGCTGAAATGAAAGCTCGAATCAGAGGATATGGAGAAGCTAAAACCGTTTTACAAACAGCTGAAAAAGAATTGGTGGATGCACGAGAAAATCAGAGAGGGTGGGAAGGTCGACAAAAAAGTGTAAAAGCCGAAGAAGATCGGGCCGAGGTAGAATTTGGGGCAGTCAACGCCTCCATCGATCGGGGGGAATACGTCCCGAAAGGCGAAACAGAATCCATTGCGGAGTTAGCCTATAAACAAGCTTTGGCAGATCCCATGGATTCTCAAGCGGAAAAAGAGTTAATGGCCGATTACGCAGAGAGGTCACGCGTGGTCATGACCGATTTATTGCGAGGCGTGATGGTTCGGAAAATACAGGGGAAGAAAAATGAATATGTGGCGTCCGTTGATTATTATCAGGGGTTAATAAATGATCGGACAGGAAAATTGCAAGAAGAAACAGCCGCTGCCAGTAAAAAAGCGACGGATTTTATTGCAAGTTACGGGTTGGATCCCACGGCGATAAATGCGGCGCTAAAAAATGGAGGTAGTGGTCTTGAAAGAACGATTGATGCTCAATTTAATAAATCGAATAACCCAAAAGTTATTAAACTGTTACAGAGTCATCCTGTCGGAGGAGAAGCGGCACGGGCTGTTCTCGGTAAATATACAGTTGATCTTGTCCCTAAATGGGAGAAAACAAAAGCCGCTGAAACAACCGATGCAAGGTTGGTTGATTTAATAGAAAGCCGAAACGCTAGACAGAATTTAGCGAGTCAAGCGGATGCGGTTATGGCTCAACTCAATGCCCCTATAAGTGGAGGAGCGAATGAAACTGAATCTGCTTAAAATAATAAAATTGTATAATTTGTATTTTTAAAATTTATCTTCTTATGACTTCCACCACTCTTACTTATCAGCAGGCGATTAAAATCTATACAGCCCATGCTCAAAAGCTCCAAAATAAGCTTTCCAACATGGAAGAGGAAATCAATAGATTTATTAAAGGAGCTCAAAAAATGATTGAAAAACAAGATCGTAGCCAAGACATGGCTGCCATGAAAAAGCTGGAAGCGGACTTAAATTAGCTTTTAAGGGGTTGAACACAAGGAGCGATATCTTCGGGTTGAACAAGACAAAGAGGATTAGGTTCCCCTACATCGGGGTAGCATAACTCAATATGATTTGCGCGAAAAATTTTCACGACAGCAGCCACATTGTCAGCGCATTTTCCATAAGCAATTTCTTTAGGGGGGCGAGGG
The genomic region above belongs to Candidatus Gracilibacteria bacterium and contains:
- a CDS encoding CapA family protein, with the protein product MTLRFAVGLIVGLLLIVGAGSGVWWMKNHDVEFQENFLASFTGSEGNLSRIGGTKESNTVTLVAFGDMMLDRYVWTLMQRNGLDYPFVYFPELLDSMLTDPETQERLTQDFLFANLEGPISDTDYVNPGTAMIFNFRPEVVEVLQKYGFNVLNIANNHSYDMGADAAGQTRTYLSAGGISYFGEAKGITENSIWRTEANGVTLTFIGFNDTLSDQLDLDAATALIQSVEDTSDFTIVSIHWGVEYRITPTADQIETAHAFIDSGADVILGHHPHVVETSEWYNGPDGTPRPIYYSLGNFVFDQYFQQNVQEGLGLTITLKKAPNELESSGTNFITVRETPFDILKSQVKKRGSNFAFRVCIAAFFMVLLYDGRKKTTQNKNHLTQNKNGKTHPLVSAQCQPILPTESVG
- a CDS encoding 23S rRNA (pseudouridine(1915)-N(3))-methyltransferase RlmH, yielding MKITLLQVGKTKEKAYIEIENEFKKRLTPFCSLETVTVKTSDFEEENKALQAKIPEHYTVVSLDLKGKALSSEEFAAWIKKQRDFEGGKIAFMIGGPHGLSPQTLSRAHTSISLSRMTFTHQMARLFVLEQLYRAFMILANKSYHYGKPLKTILIKDGPFASLWA